In Saccharothrix syringae, the following are encoded in one genomic region:
- a CDS encoding Fur family transcriptional regulator has protein sequence MDTVSGPKALRKTLHERGMRMTPQRQLVLDAVRELGHATPEQICRHVQRTAPTVNITTIYRTLDLLDRLGLVRHTHLGHGAPNYSVDPHEHVHLVCHRCGRVEEVPRELLDPLRGTLAERRGFELDATHLALSGTCRDCLKEPE, from the coding sequence GTGGACACCGTCAGCGGCCCGAAAGCCCTGCGCAAGACGCTGCACGAGCGGGGCATGCGGATGACGCCCCAGCGCCAGCTCGTCCTGGACGCGGTGCGGGAGCTCGGCCACGCCACCCCGGAGCAGATCTGCCGGCACGTCCAGCGCACCGCGCCGACGGTCAACATCACCACGATCTACCGGACCCTCGACCTGCTGGACCGGCTCGGCCTGGTCCGGCACACCCACCTCGGGCACGGCGCGCCGAACTACTCGGTCGACCCGCACGAGCACGTGCACCTGGTGTGCCACCGCTGCGGGCGGGTCGAGGAGGTGCCGCGCGAGCTGCTGGACCCCCTGCGGGGAACACTCGCGGAGCGGCGGGGGTTCGAACTGGATGCCACCCACCTCGCGCTGTCCGGCACCTGCCGCGACTGCCTGAAGGAGCCCGAGTGA
- the ygfZ gene encoding CAF17-like 4Fe-4S cluster assembly/insertion protein YgfZ, translating to MNSPLLSAPGAVAPFDGNPDQGVPWHFGDPFAEQRSAARSVAVFDRSHRAVLAVPGEDRLTWLHSLTSQHFTALGEGRGAEALVLDVQGRVEHHVVAANVGGVVYLDTEADRAAGLLSYLTRMVFWSKVEPRDASAELAVLTAVGPELAGLFGRLGVPLPDDVAALDGGGFARRMPWPGHDAVDLVVPRPALADWWRRLTDAGARPAGSWAFEALRVESLRPRLGVDTDERTIPHEVNWIGPAVHLDKGCYRGQETVAKVHNVGRPPRRMLLLHLDGSREVQPETGDPVLVGDRVVGRVGSVAQHHELGPVALALVKRSVSPETELVVGAEDRRVQASVDPDSVPPDTPGLGREAARNLGR from the coding sequence GTGAACTCACCGCTGCTGTCCGCGCCCGGAGCGGTCGCGCCGTTCGACGGCAACCCGGACCAGGGCGTGCCCTGGCACTTCGGCGACCCGTTCGCCGAGCAGCGGTCCGCCGCCCGGTCGGTCGCCGTGTTCGACCGCTCGCACCGGGCGGTGCTGGCCGTGCCCGGCGAGGACCGGCTGACCTGGCTGCACTCGCTGACCAGCCAGCACTTCACCGCGCTGGGCGAGGGCCGGGGCGCCGAGGCGCTGGTCCTGGACGTGCAGGGCCGGGTCGAGCACCACGTGGTGGCGGCGAACGTCGGCGGGGTCGTCTACCTGGACACCGAGGCCGACCGCGCGGCCGGGCTGCTGTCGTACCTGACCAGGATGGTGTTCTGGTCGAAGGTCGAGCCGCGCGACGCGTCGGCGGAGCTGGCCGTGCTGACCGCGGTCGGCCCGGAGCTGGCCGGGCTGTTCGGGCGGCTGGGCGTCCCGCTGCCGGACGACGTGGCCGCCCTCGACGGCGGCGGCTTCGCCCGGCGCATGCCGTGGCCCGGGCACGACGCGGTGGACCTGGTGGTCCCGCGCCCCGCCCTGGCCGACTGGTGGCGGCGGCTGACCGACGCGGGCGCGCGGCCGGCGGGCAGCTGGGCGTTCGAGGCGCTGCGCGTGGAGTCCCTGCGGCCGCGGCTGGGCGTGGACACCGACGAGAGGACCATCCCGCACGAGGTGAACTGGATCGGGCCGGCGGTGCACCTGGACAAGGGCTGCTACCGGGGGCAGGAGACGGTGGCCAAGGTGCACAACGTGGGCCGCCCGCCGCGGCGCATGCTGCTGCTGCACCTGGACGGGTCGCGCGAGGTGCAGCCGGAGACCGGTGACCCGGTGCTGGTGGGCGACCGCGTGGTGGGTCGGGTCGGCAGCGTGGCGCAGCACCACGAGCTGGGGCCCGTGGCGCTGGCGCTGGTGAAGCGGTCGGTGTCGCCGGAGACCGAGCTGGTGGTGGGTGCGGAGGACCGGCGGGTGCAGGCTTCGGTGGACCCCGACTCGGTGCCGCCGGACACGCCGGGGCTGGGCCGGGAGGCGGCCCGCAACCTGGGGCGTTGA
- a CDS encoding DUF6194 family protein, whose protein sequence is MSEQELTRYIGSTFEGVDVVEHAGDTYFLYDPDGDLPPERQHPFATIVTGDRHDRVSDLDHPGAYRLNIGLTKATYVSLFGAPPTRRDEDGVLETGFDHAERDRLTPHPVYADRHWVCVVTPGGATLEAVRPLLAEAHAFAARKHANFVRRAGS, encoded by the coding sequence ATGAGCGAGCAGGAGTTGACGCGGTACATCGGCTCGACCTTCGAGGGGGTCGACGTCGTCGAGCACGCCGGCGACACGTACTTCCTCTACGACCCGGACGGCGACCTGCCACCCGAGCGGCAGCACCCGTTCGCCACGATCGTGACCGGAGATCGCCACGACCGGGTGTCGGACCTCGACCACCCCGGGGCGTACCGGCTCAACATCGGTCTCACCAAGGCCACGTACGTGTCGTTGTTCGGTGCGCCGCCCACGCGGCGTGACGAGGACGGGGTGCTGGAGACCGGCTTCGACCACGCCGAGCGCGACCGGCTGACGCCGCACCCCGTCTACGCCGACCGGCACTGGGTGTGCGTGGTGACGCCGGGCGGGGCGACGCTGGAGGCCGTCCGCCCGCTGCTGGCCGAGGCGCACGCGTTCGCCGCGCGCAAGCACGCCAACTTCGTCCGGCGGGCCGGGTCTTGA
- a CDS encoding BKACE family enzyme has product MSRPGSHGTLLTVAPTGAEHAKADVPQLPVTLEELVSTAEACERVGAAVVHVHIRGADARPTLDLGLLKEAVAALRERTDLVVQLSTGGAVTDPEADRLRVLDALPDSASCTMGTVNFGDDVFMNRWEFVVALHKGMQERGIAPEYEIFDIGQLASLNRLLDRHGPPAGGRVHVDLVMGVPGGMPGDAETLTSALRLLPEGASFSATGIGRTTLPVMLTALAAGGHLRVGMEDTLSYAKGQPVRDNAQLVARAAGLARIAQRPPLSPAEARELLGVRSPVQV; this is encoded by the coding sequence ATGTCCAGACCCGGATCCCACGGCACGCTGCTCACCGTCGCCCCGACCGGGGCCGAGCACGCCAAGGCCGACGTGCCGCAGCTGCCGGTCACCCTGGAGGAGCTGGTCTCCACCGCCGAGGCGTGCGAGCGGGTCGGCGCGGCCGTGGTGCACGTGCACATCCGCGGTGCGGACGCCCGGCCGACGCTCGACCTGGGCCTGCTCAAGGAGGCCGTCGCCGCGCTGCGGGAGCGGACGGACCTGGTCGTCCAGCTGTCCACCGGCGGCGCGGTGACCGACCCGGAGGCGGACCGGCTGCGGGTGCTGGACGCGCTGCCCGACTCGGCGTCCTGCACGATGGGCACGGTGAACTTCGGCGACGACGTGTTCATGAACCGGTGGGAGTTCGTCGTCGCGCTGCACAAGGGCATGCAGGAGCGGGGCATCGCCCCGGAGTACGAGATCTTCGACATCGGCCAGCTGGCCTCGCTCAACCGGCTGCTGGACCGGCACGGGCCGCCCGCGGGCGGGCGGGTGCACGTCGACCTGGTCATGGGCGTGCCGGGCGGCATGCCGGGCGACGCCGAGACGCTGACCTCGGCGCTGCGGCTGCTGCCGGAGGGCGCGTCGTTCTCGGCCACCGGCATCGGCCGCACCACGCTGCCGGTGATGCTGACCGCCCTGGCGGCGGGCGGCCACCTGCGAGTGGGCATGGAGGACACGCTCTCGTACGCCAAGGGCCAGCCGGTGCGGGACAACGCGCAGCTGGTCGCGCGGGCCGCGGGGCTGGCCCGGATCGCCCAGCGCCCGCCCCTCTCGCCGGCGGAGGCGCGCGAGCTGCTGGGCGTGCGCAGTCCGGTACAGGTTTGA
- a CDS encoding RsiG family protein: MIEVRPGGRRRIDRVLAPDYAEGVERLPLAAVRALRDEAAQEETDLSYLRRLLHARIDIVRAEQERRTSGGSAVVDQLATILASNAVGPATGLGRYQTQEPSRAEAHRRHVEALVSDVDLSDVSALTDDKLDLALRVFVAEEASVSARRREVQAVVDRLNAEIADRYQSGSASVDELLAAERGWPTNPGRSKE; the protein is encoded by the coding sequence GTGATCGAGGTGCGTCCCGGCGGGCGCCGCCGTATCGACCGGGTGCTCGCCCCCGACTACGCCGAGGGGGTCGAGCGGCTCCCGCTCGCCGCCGTGCGCGCCCTGCGCGACGAGGCGGCGCAGGAGGAGACCGACCTGTCCTACCTGCGGCGGCTGCTGCACGCGCGGATCGACATCGTGCGGGCCGAGCAGGAGCGGCGCACCTCGGGCGGTTCGGCGGTGGTGGACCAGCTGGCGACCATCCTCGCGTCGAACGCGGTGGGCCCGGCCACCGGCCTGGGGCGCTACCAGACGCAGGAGCCGTCGCGGGCCGAGGCGCACCGGCGGCACGTCGAGGCGCTGGTCTCCGACGTGGACCTGTCGGACGTGAGCGCGCTGACCGACGACAAGCTGGACTTGGCGCTGCGGGTGTTCGTGGCCGAGGAGGCGTCGGTGTCGGCGCGGCGGCGCGAGGTGCAGGCCGTGGTCGACCGGCTCAACGCCGAGATCGCGGACCGCTACCAGAGCGGCAGCGCGTCGGTGGACGAGCTGCTGGCGGCCGAGCGCGGGTGGCCGACCAACCCCGGTCGTTCCAAGGAATAG
- a CDS encoding MFS transporter, producing the protein MTPEATRYRWVVLAIGAVAQGTNAAVFLGLPAITPQLRDHFDLSLPQVGLLLGAVNLGTMLTLVPWGAAADRRGERLVMTVGGVGAALCLALAALDGAVVAGLALVGVGLFGASVNAASGRAVLTWFPPDRRGLAMGVRQTATPLGAALAAVVLPVLALGAGVPAAFLALAGFTGFVALAVALWVREPPWAVRGARGGHGVVLGDRALIRLSAASGLLVVPQFTAAALVVELLHDHRGVAVGVAAGLFAAAQVAGGLGRLVVGFWSDRVTDRVHPLKVISVLVAVGFALCAALDRAPVWLLAAALVPTAALALCWNGVAVTAAGELAPPGRTGTALGMQNSVNYLAATVTPPLAGWVATTIGWFAALLLAAAAAVAARLLLAVPLAPRELAPELP; encoded by the coding sequence ATGACTCCAGAAGCGACGCGGTACCGCTGGGTGGTCCTGGCGATCGGCGCGGTGGCCCAGGGCACCAACGCCGCGGTGTTCCTCGGCCTGCCCGCGATCACGCCCCAGCTGCGCGACCACTTCGACCTGTCCCTGCCCCAGGTCGGGCTGCTGCTCGGCGCGGTCAACCTGGGCACGATGCTCACCCTCGTGCCCTGGGGCGCGGCGGCCGACCGGCGCGGCGAGCGGCTGGTCATGACCGTCGGCGGGGTCGGCGCGGCGCTGTGCCTGGCGCTGGCGGCGCTCGACGGGGCCGTGGTGGCCGGGCTGGCCCTGGTGGGCGTGGGCCTGTTCGGGGCGAGCGTGAACGCGGCGAGCGGCCGCGCGGTGCTCACCTGGTTCCCGCCCGACCGGCGCGGCCTGGCCATGGGCGTGCGGCAGACCGCCACCCCGCTGGGCGCGGCGCTGGCCGCGGTCGTGCTGCCGGTGCTCGCGCTGGGCGCCGGGGTGCCCGCGGCGTTCCTCGCGCTGGCCGGGTTCACCGGGTTCGTGGCGCTCGCCGTGGCCCTGTGGGTGCGGGAGCCGCCGTGGGCGGTGCGGGGCGCGCGGGGCGGTCACGGCGTGGTGCTCGGCGACCGGGCCCTGATCAGGCTCAGCGCGGCCAGCGGGCTGCTGGTCGTGCCCCAGTTCACCGCCGCCGCGCTGGTGGTGGAGCTGCTGCACGACCACCGGGGCGTCGCGGTGGGCGTCGCGGCCGGGCTGTTCGCCGCCGCGCAGGTCGCGGGCGGCCTGGGCCGGCTGGTGGTGGGGTTCTGGTCGGACCGGGTGACCGACCGGGTGCACCCGCTGAAGGTGATCAGCGTGCTGGTCGCGGTCGGGTTCGCGCTGTGCGCGGCGCTGGACCGGGCGCCGGTGTGGCTGCTGGCCGCCGCGCTGGTGCCGACCGCGGCGCTGGCGCTGTGCTGGAACGGCGTCGCCGTCACCGCGGCGGGCGAGCTGGCGCCGCCGGGCCGCACGGGCACCGCGCTGGGCATGCAGAACAGCGTCAACTACCTCGCCGCGACCGTCACGCCGCCGCTGGCGGGCTGGGTGGCCACCACGATCGGGTGGTTCGCCGCCCTGCTGCTGGCCGCGGCGGCGGCCGTGGCCGCGCGGCTGCTGCTAGCCGTGCCGCTCGCGCCGCGCGAGCTCGCCCCAGAACTCCCGTAG
- a CDS encoding DUF3073 domain-containing protein, translating to MGRGRAKAKQTKVARELKYSSHNTDFEALQRELSGEGGGVRRSDERHDDPLDDDYDDYRR from the coding sequence ATGGGGCGCGGCCGAGCGAAGGCCAAGCAGACGAAGGTGGCGCGGGAGCTCAAGTACAGCTCCCACAACACCGACTTCGAGGCCTTGCAACGCGAGCTGTCCGGCGAGGGCGGTGGCGTTCGTCGGAGCGACGAGCGCCACGATGACCCGTTGGACGACGATTACGACGACTACCGTCGCTGA
- a CDS encoding NADH:flavin oxidoreductase/NADH oxidase has protein sequence MSLLFSPLTLRSVTLPNRVAVSPMCQYSARDGHPDEWHLVHLGSRAVGGAGLVITEATAVQAVGRISPQDTGLWDDAHVASWRPIADFIRANGAVAGVQLAHAGRKASTYAPFAVGRGGVPDAEGGWTPVAPSAEAFHESYRTPVELDADGIARVVADFAAAARRAVEAGFQLVEVHAAHGYLLHQFLSPLSNHRTDGYGGSLDNRTRLAREVTAAVRDAVGDAVPVLVRISATDWVEGGWTGDDSAVLARDLVALGADLVDVSTGGNVPAADIPVGPGYQVRFAEAVRLKADVPTGAVGMITDARQAEQVLADGSADLVLLGRELLRDPYWPLHAAAQLGVQVSPPKQYARAF, from the coding sequence GTGAGCCTGCTGTTCAGCCCCCTGACCCTCCGCTCGGTCACCCTGCCCAACCGCGTCGCGGTCAGCCCCATGTGCCAGTACTCGGCACGGGACGGCCACCCGGACGAGTGGCACCTGGTGCACCTCGGGTCGCGCGCCGTGGGCGGGGCCGGGCTGGTGATCACCGAGGCCACCGCCGTCCAGGCGGTGGGCCGGATCTCGCCCCAGGACACCGGTCTGTGGGACGACGCGCACGTCGCGTCATGGCGCCCGATCGCGGACTTCATCCGCGCCAACGGCGCGGTCGCGGGGGTCCAGCTCGCCCACGCCGGGCGCAAGGCGTCCACCTACGCCCCGTTCGCGGTCGGGCGCGGCGGGGTGCCCGACGCCGAGGGCGGCTGGACGCCGGTGGCGCCGAGCGCGGAGGCGTTCCACGAGAGCTACCGCACCCCGGTCGAGCTGGACGCCGACGGCATCGCGCGGGTGGTCGCCGACTTCGCCGCCGCGGCGCGCCGCGCGGTCGAGGCCGGCTTCCAGCTCGTCGAGGTGCACGCGGCCCACGGCTACCTCCTGCACCAGTTCCTCTCGCCGCTGAGCAACCACCGCACCGACGGCTACGGCGGCAGCCTGGACAACCGCACCAGGCTCGCGCGCGAGGTCACCGCCGCCGTGCGCGACGCCGTGGGCGACGCGGTCCCGGTGCTCGTGCGCATCTCCGCCACCGACTGGGTCGAGGGCGGCTGGACCGGGGACGACAGCGCGGTGCTCGCCCGCGACCTGGTGGCGCTGGGCGCCGACCTGGTCGACGTGTCCACCGGCGGCAACGTGCCCGCGGCGGACATCCCGGTCGGTCCCGGCTACCAGGTGCGGTTCGCCGAGGCCGTGCGGCTGAAGGCCGACGTCCCCACCGGGGCGGTCGGCATGATCACCGACGCCCGGCAGGCCGAGCAGGTCCTCGCCGACGGCTCGGCGGACCTGGTGCTGCTGGGGCGGGAGCTGCTGCGCGACCCGTACTGGCCGCTGCACGCGGCAGCGCAACTGGGTGTGCAGGTCAGTCCGCCGAAGCAGTACGCCAGGGCGTTCTAG
- a CDS encoding Crp/Fnr family transcriptional regulator produces MTQDPVWPSNSLLGRLRENTRQELLNIGTVVRYTADREVIEQDAKDTHVLLLLDGVVKVQTTDETGDTALLAIRVAGDLVGEMAALDQKPRSATVVTCGDVVAKLITSGELMSFLHRRNDVFVELIGMINDRLRWANQRRRDFLSHPAAERVARVLAELVQTYGREEPHGWTLGIPLTKVELASIAGMKPRTAEKAFSDLRKAGVVVSHLRRDVLVPDLAGLRKFAGI; encoded by the coding sequence ATGACACAGGATCCAGTGTGGCCCAGCAACAGCCTGCTGGGTCGCCTCCGAGAGAACACCCGACAAGAGCTGCTCAACATCGGGACGGTCGTGCGCTACACGGCCGACCGCGAGGTGATAGAGCAGGACGCGAAAGACACTCACGTCCTGTTGTTGCTCGACGGCGTCGTCAAGGTGCAGACCACGGACGAGACGGGCGACACCGCCCTGCTCGCCATCAGGGTCGCGGGCGACCTCGTCGGCGAGATGGCCGCGCTGGACCAGAAGCCCCGCTCGGCCACCGTGGTCACGTGCGGCGACGTGGTCGCCAAGCTGATCACCAGCGGGGAGCTGATGAGCTTCCTGCACCGGCGCAACGACGTGTTCGTGGAATTGATCGGGATGATCAACGACCGGCTGCGGTGGGCCAACCAGCGCCGGCGCGATTTCCTGTCCCACCCGGCCGCCGAACGGGTGGCCCGGGTGCTCGCCGAATTGGTGCAGACCTACGGCCGGGAAGAGCCGCACGGGTGGACGCTGGGAATTCCGCTGACCAAGGTCGAACTCGCCTCGATCGCCGGGATGAAGCCCAGGACCGCCGAGAAGGCGTTCTCCGATCTGCGGAAGGCGGGGGTGGTGGTCAGTCACCTGAGGCGCGACGTGCTCGTGCCCGACCTGGCCGGGCTGAGGAAATTCGCGGGCATCTGA
- the iolD gene encoding 3D-(3,5/4)-trihydroxycyclohexane-1,2-dione acylhydrolase (decyclizing) produces MRLTTAQALVRWLRAQRTELGGIRNGIRNGVEDGVEDGIGGGAGSAPLFPGVFAIFGHGNVLGLGNALEEADLPVWRGHNEQGMALAAVGIAKATHRRQVGVATSSIGPGALNMVTAAGVAHANRLPLLLLPGDTFTSRAPDPVLQQVEHFGDPGTTVNDAFRPVSRWFDRVTRPEQLVHTLPHVARVLTDPADCGPVTLALPQDVQAEAFDFPDALFTPVVHRPRRPRPDTRALAEAADALRRARRPLLVLGGGVRYSRAAGRAVRFAEQHAVPVVETTAGRTCVPHDHPLHAGPLGITGSASANALAADADVVLAVGTRLQDFTTASWTAFAPGVRLVSLNAARFDAVKHGALELVADADEGLRELTDALGEWRADEAWAARASHERGKWDAYVDTLRTPGGTPTYAQVVGVVNDLSGPTDYVMTASGGLPGELIGGWRAVGEATVDVEYGFSCMGYELAGAWGAAIARRDGVVTTLLGDGSYLMLNSELFSAAFAGHGFVAVVCDNDGYAVIHRLQTDHGGAGFNNLYGDVASRHADPPRADFAAHAAAMGCAAFRAEGIADLERAYRAAREVARTEHRPAVVVIRTHPASWTDAGAWWEVGVPEVAHRPEIAAAHEEARAGKARQVRYL; encoded by the coding sequence ATGAGGCTGACCACCGCCCAGGCCCTCGTCCGCTGGCTCCGCGCCCAGCGCACCGAGTTGGGCGGCATCCGAAACGGCATCCGAAACGGCGTCGAGGACGGCGTCGAGGACGGCATCGGGGGTGGAGCCGGGAGCGCGCCGCTCTTCCCCGGCGTCTTCGCGATCTTCGGCCACGGCAACGTCCTCGGCCTCGGCAACGCCCTGGAGGAAGCCGACCTCCCGGTCTGGCGCGGCCACAACGAGCAGGGCATGGCGCTCGCCGCCGTGGGGATCGCCAAGGCCACCCACCGCCGCCAGGTCGGCGTCGCCACCTCCTCCATCGGCCCCGGCGCCCTCAACATGGTCACCGCCGCCGGCGTCGCCCACGCCAACCGCCTGCCGCTCCTCCTCCTGCCCGGCGACACCTTCACCAGCCGCGCGCCCGACCCCGTGCTCCAGCAGGTCGAGCACTTCGGCGACCCGGGCACCACGGTCAACGACGCCTTCCGCCCGGTCAGCCGCTGGTTCGACCGCGTCACCCGCCCCGAGCAGCTGGTCCACACCCTCCCGCACGTCGCCCGCGTGCTCACCGACCCGGCCGACTGCGGCCCGGTCACCCTCGCCCTCCCGCAGGACGTGCAGGCCGAGGCGTTCGACTTCCCGGACGCCCTCTTCACCCCGGTCGTGCACCGCCCGCGCCGCCCGCGCCCCGACACCCGCGCGCTCGCCGAGGCCGCCGACGCCCTGCGCCGCGCCCGCCGACCGCTGCTGGTCCTGGGCGGCGGCGTCCGCTACTCGCGCGCGGCCGGCCGCGCGGTCCGCTTCGCCGAGCAGCACGCCGTCCCGGTCGTCGAGACCACCGCCGGCCGCACCTGCGTCCCGCACGACCACCCCCTGCACGCGGGCCCGCTGGGCATCACCGGCTCCGCCTCGGCCAACGCCCTGGCCGCCGACGCGGACGTGGTGCTGGCCGTCGGCACCCGCCTCCAGGACTTCACCACCGCCTCGTGGACGGCCTTCGCGCCCGGCGTCCGCCTGGTGTCCCTGAACGCGGCCCGCTTCGACGCGGTCAAGCACGGCGCCCTGGAGCTGGTGGCCGACGCCGACGAAGGGCTCCGCGAGCTGACCGACGCGCTGGGGGAGTGGCGGGCCGACGAGGCGTGGGCGGCGCGTGCGTCACACGAACGCGGGAAATGGGACGCGTACGTCGACACGCTCCGCACACCCGGCGGCACGCCGACGTACGCGCAGGTGGTGGGCGTGGTCAACGACCTGTCCGGGCCGACCGACTACGTGATGACCGCGTCCGGCGGCCTGCCCGGCGAGCTGATCGGCGGCTGGCGCGCGGTCGGCGAGGCGACCGTGGACGTCGAGTACGGGTTCAGCTGCATGGGGTACGAGCTGGCCGGCGCCTGGGGCGCGGCGATCGCCCGCCGGGACGGCGTGGTGACCACCCTCCTGGGTGACGGCTCCTACCTGATGCTCAACTCGGAGCTGTTCTCGGCGGCCTTCGCCGGCCACGGCTTCGTCGCGGTCGTCTGCGACAACGACGGCTACGCGGTGATCCACCGCCTCCAGACCGACCACGGCGGCGCGGGCTTCAACAACCTCTACGGCGACGTGGCCAGCCGGCACGCCGACCCGCCCCGCGCCGACTTCGCCGCGCACGCCGCCGCGATGGGCTGCGCGGCGTTCCGGGCCGAGGGCATCGCGGACCTCGAACGCGCCTACCGCGCGGCGCGGGAGGTCGCCCGCACCGAGCACCGCCCGGCCGTGGTGGTGATCCGCACGCACCCGGCGAGCTGGACCGATGCGGGTGCGTGGTGGGAGGTCGGCGTCCCCGAGGTCGCGCACCGCCCGGAGATCGCGGCGGCGCACGAGGAGGCCCGCGCGGGGAAGGCCAGGCAGGTCCGCTACCTCTGA
- the iolB gene encoding 5-deoxy-glucuronate isomerase, producing MSSSGWHRPLGALADGENAVVLTPAVAGWERVGLRVLLLHPGESVVLRMGEFEGFVLPLSGGCVVDVDGERFGLVGRESVFTRVSDFAYVPRDSSVRVSTEGGVEVAVPMARCERRLPPRHGAAEDVPVEVRGSGNATRQVTNFGVPGAWDHADRLMACELVTPGGNWSSYPPHKHDLTCDVVNEEVYYFRIAGRDQVTPSREGFGFHRTYTDDGEVDDAVLVRDGDVFLVPRGHHGPCVAAPGYPMYYLNVLAGPNPRRSMAFCDDPAHTWVRGTWARQDQDPRCPVTSAAGRVATGGPR from the coding sequence ATGAGCAGCAGTGGTTGGCATCGGCCTTTGGGGGCTTTGGCGGACGGGGAGAACGCGGTTGTGCTCACTCCCGCGGTTGCCGGGTGGGAGCGGGTCGGGTTGCGGGTCTTGCTGTTGCACCCAGGGGAGTCCGTTGTTCTACGTATGGGTGAATTTGAAGGGTTTGTTCTGCCTCTTTCGGGTGGTTGTGTGGTCGATGTCGATGGGGAGCGGTTCGGGTTGGTGGGGCGGGAGTCCGTTTTCACGCGGGTCTCGGACTTCGCCTACGTCCCCCGGGATTCGTCGGTTCGTGTGAGCACCGAGGGCGGGGTCGAGGTCGCCGTCCCCATGGCCCGGTGCGAGCGCCGCCTCCCACCTCGCCACGGGGCCGCCGAGGACGTGCCGGTGGAGGTCCGGGGCTCGGGCAACGCCACCCGCCAGGTCACGAACTTCGGCGTTCCCGGCGCCTGGGACCACGCCGACCGGCTGATGGCCTGCGAACTGGTCACCCCCGGCGGCAACTGGTCGTCCTACCCGCCCCACAAGCACGACCTGACGTGTGACGTCGTCAACGAGGAGGTCTACTACTTCCGCATCGCCGGGCGGGATCAGGTGACACCTTCGCGTGAAGGTTTTGGGTTTCACCGGACCTACACCGACGACGGGGAAGTCGACGACGCGGTGCTGGTCCGCGACGGGGACGTCTTCCTCGTCCCGCGCGGCCACCACGGGCCCTGCGTCGCCGCGCCCGGCTACCCGATGTACTACCTGAACGTGTTGGCCGGGCCGAACCCGCGGCGCTCCATGGCGTTCTGCGACGACCCCGCGCACACCTGGGTCCGGGGCACGTGGGCGCGGCAGGACCAGGACCCCCGCTGCCCCGTCACCAGCGCCGCCGGGCGGGTCGCCACCGGAGGTCCCCGATGA
- the iolC gene encoding 5-dehydro-2-deoxygluconokinase, with protein MTVEVLTVGRVGVDLYPEQGGVPLAEVRTFAKSLGGTATNVAVAAARLGRRAAVLTKVGDDAFGDYVRAALTGFGVGVGHVGTAPLRTPVVFCALDPPEDPPLLFYREPLAPDLTLGTADVPWDEVADVPLLWVTGTGVSAEPGRSTQRAVLEHRGRRAHTVLDLDYRPAFWPDPGMAGREIGWMLDHVTVAVGNRVEVEVAVGTADPAEAAARLLARGVELAVVKLGAEGVLIADGDGAWTVPPHPVRVVCGLGAGDAFGGALAHGLLAGWAPPRIARYANAAGALVASRLACADAMPTAAEVEALL; from the coding sequence GTGACGGTCGAGGTGCTGACCGTGGGGCGGGTCGGGGTGGACCTGTACCCGGAGCAGGGCGGCGTGCCGCTGGCGGAGGTCCGGACGTTCGCCAAGTCGCTGGGCGGGACCGCCACGAACGTCGCCGTGGCGGCGGCCAGGCTGGGCCGGCGGGCGGCCGTGCTGACCAAGGTGGGCGACGACGCGTTCGGCGACTACGTGCGGGCGGCGCTGACGGGGTTCGGGGTGGGGGTCGGGCACGTCGGCACCGCGCCCCTGCGGACCCCGGTCGTCTTCTGCGCCCTCGACCCGCCCGAGGACCCCCCGCTGCTGTTCTACCGCGAACCGCTGGCACCCGACCTGACCCTGGGGACGGCCGACGTGCCGTGGGACGAGGTGGCCGACGTGCCGCTGCTGTGGGTGACGGGGACGGGGGTGTCGGCGGAACCGGGGCGGTCCACGCAGCGGGCGGTGCTGGAGCACCGGGGGCGGCGCGCGCACACGGTGCTCGACCTGGACTACCGGCCGGCGTTCTGGCCCGATCCGGGGATGGCCGGGCGCGAGATCGGCTGGATGCTCGACCACGTGACGGTCGCCGTGGGGAACCGGGTGGAGGTGGAGGTGGCGGTCGGGACGGCGGACCCCGCCGAAGCCGCTGCCCGGCTGCTGGCGCGGGGGGTCGAGCTGGCGGTGGTCAAGCTGGGGGCGGAGGGCGTCCTGATCGCCGACGGCGACGGGGCGTGGACCGTGCCGCCGCACCCGGTGCGGGTGGTGTGCGGGCTGGGGGCGGGCGACGCCTTCGGCGGCGCACTGGCCCACGGCCTCCTGGCGGGCTGGGCGCCACCCCGCATCGCCCGCTACGCCAACGCGGCCGGTGCCCTGGTGGCGAGCCGCCTGGCCTGCGCGGACGCCATGCCCACGGCTGCCGAGGTGGAGGCCCTGCTGTGA